Proteins from a genomic interval of Kitasatospora kifunensis:
- a CDS encoding helix-turn-helix domain-containing protein, whose translation MPAPKELDPTASVAAYLGAQIRRRREARGLTQKQLGQLVFVSHNRIAQIELATDPPGWDMIKLLDAALEANGDLIDLWRHIGVARVDDYARIFLLRQGQARVIQSYGPAIPGLAQTEGYARAIFSAGMVLSDGSVEEKVPIRLARQVILDGDDPPWCRFTLDESALYRNIGGRHVMGGQLAHLLDLNARPRIDVQVVPFGALDPNVVVGSLCLLTMPDGSRAAYTEGLQTGRFFEEPEKVARFTVLYDRIQAAALDPEMSAAFIRNVMEERYLWELPPLT comes from the coding sequence ATGCCTGCGCCGAAAGAACTCGATCCCACGGCATCCGTGGCCGCCTATCTCGGGGCGCAGATCCGCAGGAGACGGGAGGCGAGAGGCCTGACGCAGAAGCAGTTGGGCCAGCTGGTCTTCGTCTCGCACAACCGGATCGCGCAGATCGAGCTGGCGACTGATCCGCCAGGGTGGGACATGATCAAGCTGCTGGACGCGGCATTGGAAGCGAACGGCGACCTGATCGACCTGTGGCGCCACATCGGCGTCGCGCGGGTGGACGACTACGCGAGGATCTTCCTGCTGCGGCAGGGGCAGGCCAGGGTCATCCAGAGCTACGGTCCTGCAATCCCGGGCCTGGCGCAGACCGAAGGCTACGCTCGGGCGATCTTCAGCGCTGGGATGGTCCTGTCTGATGGCAGTGTCGAGGAGAAGGTCCCGATCCGCCTCGCCCGACAGGTGATCCTCGATGGGGATGATCCGCCCTGGTGCCGATTCACGCTGGACGAGTCGGCCCTCTACCGCAATATCGGAGGCCGTCATGTGATGGGCGGGCAACTGGCCCACCTGCTGGATCTGAATGCGCGTCCCCGGATCGATGTGCAGGTGGTCCCGTTCGGAGCGCTTGATCCCAACGTCGTAGTCGGATCGTTGTGCCTGCTCACCATGCCGGATGGCTCCCGTGCGGCCTACACCGAGGGGCTTCAGACCGGCCGATTCTTCGAGGAACCGGAGAAGGTTGCCCGCTTTACCGTCCTCTACGATCGGATTCAGGCCGCCGCGCTCGATCCCGAGATGTCAGCGGCCTTCATCCGGAACGTGATGGAGGAGCGGTATCTATGGGAACTCCCGCCCTTGACCTGA
- a CDS encoding DUF397 domain-containing protein, with product MGTPALDLSAATWRKSSHSGSTQNDCIEVADGFPGVLPVRDSKDPSGPALVFPAASFAAFLAGVKRGELA from the coding sequence ATGGGAACTCCCGCCCTTGACCTGAGCGCCGCTACCTGGCGCAAGTCCAGCCACAGCGGCAGCACGCAGAACGACTGCATCGAGGTCGCGGACGGCTTCCCCGGCGTCCTGCCCGTCCGCGACTCCAAGGACCCCTCCGGTCCGGCCCTCGTCTTCCCGGCCGCCTCGTTCGCCGCGTTCCTCGCAGGTGTCAAGCGCGGCG